Proteins found in one Planococcus citri chromosome 2, ihPlaCitr1.1, whole genome shotgun sequence genomic segment:
- the LOC135834613 gene encoding uncharacterized protein LOC135834613 isoform X2, whose protein sequence is MTMETACCGISLRSASLLLLYLNLIGNVWQLLTIRLNDAADTSYKQFLRDDVGFYFDIALMIIESLIFFGAILAISCSKASIFLLTVTVSCLLLDIFYLLYCMIKLSSDHNKDKLVQILTNKNSSEVHSGTIVLLFYMFLLAALAFKFYSAFMFHGYKVELKGGPVWRSTVDKDVNLYSPYGENFQYAAPLLKLALNLSK, encoded by the exons ATGACTATGGAGACAGCTTGCTGTGGAATTTCTCTGCGCAGTGCTTCTTTGCTCTTACTTTATCTGAATTTG attgGTAACGTGTGGCAATTGCTCACAATCAGATTAAACGATGCCGCAGATACGTCTTATAAGCAGTTTTTGC ggGATGATGTCGGTTTTTACTTCGATATAGCTCTCATGATAATTGAAAGCTTGATTTTCTTCGGAGCTATTCTTGCTATCAGCTGC TCAAAGGCTTCGATTTTTTTGCTGACCGTTACCGTATCGTGTTTATTGTTGGATATATTCTATCTACTTTACTGTATGATCAAGTTGAGTTCGGATCACAATAAGGATAAACTCGTACAAATCCTGACGAATAAAAATAGCAGCGAAGTTCATTCTGGTACCATTGTGCttctattttacatgtttttattGGCTGCTTTGG CATTTAAATTCTACTCGGCGTTCATGTTCCATGGCTATAAAGTTGAATTAAAAGGCGGACCAGTTTGGCGAAGCACGGTTGATAAAGATGTCAACTTGTACTCACCTTATGGTGAGAATTTTCAGTACGCGGCTCCGTTGTTGAAACTAGctttgaatttatcaaaatga
- the LOC135834613 gene encoding uncharacterized protein LOC135834613 isoform X1 — protein sequence MYYCLFSKLVTLHLIILNVCFVCKSTLPRNYQQIGNVWQLLTIRLNDAADTSYKQFLRDDVGFYFDIALMIIESLIFFGAILAISCSKASIFLLTVTVSCLLLDIFYLLYCMIKLSSDHNKDKLVQILTNKNSSEVHSGTIVLLFYMFLLAALAFKFYSAFMFHGYKVELKGGPVWRSTVDKDVNLYSPYGENFQYAAPLLKLALNLSK from the exons atgtattactGTTTATTCTCGAAATTAGTTACACTTCACTTGATCATTCTCAATGTGTGTTTTGTTTGTAAATCAACTCTCCCAAGGAATTATCAACAG attgGTAACGTGTGGCAATTGCTCACAATCAGATTAAACGATGCCGCAGATACGTCTTATAAGCAGTTTTTGC ggGATGATGTCGGTTTTTACTTCGATATAGCTCTCATGATAATTGAAAGCTTGATTTTCTTCGGAGCTATTCTTGCTATCAGCTGC TCAAAGGCTTCGATTTTTTTGCTGACCGTTACCGTATCGTGTTTATTGTTGGATATATTCTATCTACTTTACTGTATGATCAAGTTGAGTTCGGATCACAATAAGGATAAACTCGTACAAATCCTGACGAATAAAAATAGCAGCGAAGTTCATTCTGGTACCATTGTGCttctattttacatgtttttattGGCTGCTTTGG CATTTAAATTCTACTCGGCGTTCATGTTCCATGGCTATAAAGTTGAATTAAAAGGCGGACCAGTTTGGCGAAGCACGGTTGATAAAGATGTCAACTTGTACTCACCTTATGGTGAGAATTTTCAGTACGCGGCTCCGTTGTTGAAACTAGctttgaatttatcaaaatga
- the LOC135834612 gene encoding uncharacterized protein LOC135834612 isoform X4 yields MKMSTSCEKSLRKVTLSLLYISVIHSVVWYLSGASSHELEHQQVHFWYMLVECLFFLIAITNINNKKSVQSNGLSGLFAAELFSCMDAVIFISFGYLLIKEQGYEGLEMLRGIFMIVSTIFKIVSELVFWSYQVELRRDHFQDIPTHRNVYHQRIRTFVSVL; encoded by the exons ATGAAAATGTCTACGAGTTGTGAAAAATCTCTTCGTAAAGTTACCTTAAGCTTACTTTATATTTCTGTG ATTCATAGCGTGGTGTGGTATTTATCTGGTGCGTCTTCAC ATGAATTGGAGCACCAGCAAGTTCATTTCTGGTATATGTTGGtggaatgtttatttttcttgattgcAATCACAAATATTAATAAT aaaaagtctGTTCAGAGTAATGGCTTGTCGGGGTTATTCGCCGCTGAATTATTCTCATGTATGGATGctgtgatttttatttcttttggtTATTTATTGATTAAGGAACAAGGATACGAAGGATTAGAGATGTTGAGAGGAATTTTCATGATCGTGTCTACAA ttttcaaaattgtatccgAATTGGTGTTTTGGAGTTATCAGGTTGAATTGAGGCGAGATCATTTTCAAGACATACCAACTCATCGAAATGTTTATCATCAGAGAATAAGGACATTTGTGTCGGTGCTCTAA
- the LOC135834612 gene encoding uncharacterized protein LOC135834612 isoform X1 translates to MNQETINTKESLRKNTIVLLYLSLIGNIWGLITAYRIFNNLSYKQFLHDEISILLDFALLVIGSMIFFNTYVAIYNHLSSSVRLLWMAIIFSLLDAFYMIYGLIQMHSNNDVREVLFNISRQREVAKVIQAEQSSYWFPMESFSSSMLVVIVSLVIGIGKSFKLYSALIFHIYKLLLQRWPNPGATAPQNDSCAPSIYTVQVSDSHCMSQFPQYLHRNPSFMRRVFSPAQKTPQYYFQPRMITHVPLHASQSQFASKSQTPRISSTIPNQCQCLIAPLEYINQSPNIPSSNPN, encoded by the exons atgaatcaaGAGACGATCAATACGAAGGAATCTTTACGTAAAAATACCATCGTTTTACTTTATTTAAGTTTG attgGTAATATCTGGGGATTGATAACCGCTTACAgaatatttaataatttatcCTATAAACAGTTTTTAC ATGATGAGATTTCCATTTTACTTGACTTTGCTCTCCTAGTGATTGGAAGTATGATTTTCTTCAATACGTACGTTGCCATTTATAAT CATCTCTCTTCCTCGGTTCGTTTACTGTGGATGGCTATTATTTTTTCCCTGTTGGACGCATTTTATATGATTTATGGCTTGATTCAAATGCATTCTAATAATGATGTGAGGGAAGTATTGTTTAATATTTCGAGGCAAAGAGAGGTAGCCAAAGTAATTCAGGCTGAACAAAGCTCATATTGGTTTCCTATGGAGTCATTTTCATCCTCGATGCTTGTTGTTATTGTTTCTCTGGTGATTGGTATAGGTaaat cATTCAAATTGTATTCAGCATTAATATTTCACATCTACAAACTCCTATTACAACGATGGCCCAATCCAGGCGCAACAGCTCCACAAAATGATTCATGTGCACCTTCGATTTACACAGTGCAAGTATCAGATTCTCATTGTATGAGCCAGTTTCCTCAATATCTTCACCGAAATCCATCTTTTATGCGACGTGTGTTTTCTCCAGCACAGAAAACTCCTCAGTATTATTTTCAGCCTCGTATGATTACTCATGTTCCACTTCACGCTAGTCAAAGTCAGTTCGCTTCAAAGTCACAAACTCCTAGGATCTCATCCACTATTCCTAATCAGTGTCAGTGCCTTATCGCACCTCTTGAATATATTAATCAATCTCCCAATATCCCATCCAGCAATCCTAATTAa
- the LOC135834612 gene encoding uncharacterized protein LOC135834612 isoform X2: MNQETINTKESLRKNTIVLLYLSLIGNIWGLITAYRIFNNLSYKQFLHDEISILLDFALLVIGSMIFFNTYVAIYNHLSSSVRLLWMAIIFSLLDAFYMIYGLIQMHSNNDVREVLFNISRQREVAKVIQAEQSSYWFPMESFSSSMLVVIVSLVIGIAFKLYSALIFHIYKLLLQRWPNPGATAPQNDSCAPSIYTVQVSDSHCMSQFPQYLHRNPSFMRRVFSPAQKTPQYYFQPRMITHVPLHASQSQFASKSQTPRISSTIPNQCQCLIAPLEYINQSPNIPSSNPN; the protein is encoded by the exons atgaatcaaGAGACGATCAATACGAAGGAATCTTTACGTAAAAATACCATCGTTTTACTTTATTTAAGTTTG attgGTAATATCTGGGGATTGATAACCGCTTACAgaatatttaataatttatcCTATAAACAGTTTTTAC ATGATGAGATTTCCATTTTACTTGACTTTGCTCTCCTAGTGATTGGAAGTATGATTTTCTTCAATACGTACGTTGCCATTTATAAT CATCTCTCTTCCTCGGTTCGTTTACTGTGGATGGCTATTATTTTTTCCCTGTTGGACGCATTTTATATGATTTATGGCTTGATTCAAATGCATTCTAATAATGATGTGAGGGAAGTATTGTTTAATATTTCGAGGCAAAGAGAGGTAGCCAAAGTAATTCAGGCTGAACAAAGCTCATATTGGTTTCCTATGGAGTCATTTTCATCCTCGATGCTTGTTGTTATTGTTTCTCTGGTGATTGGTATAG cATTCAAATTGTATTCAGCATTAATATTTCACATCTACAAACTCCTATTACAACGATGGCCCAATCCAGGCGCAACAGCTCCACAAAATGATTCATGTGCACCTTCGATTTACACAGTGCAAGTATCAGATTCTCATTGTATGAGCCAGTTTCCTCAATATCTTCACCGAAATCCATCTTTTATGCGACGTGTGTTTTCTCCAGCACAGAAAACTCCTCAGTATTATTTTCAGCCTCGTATGATTACTCATGTTCCACTTCACGCTAGTCAAAGTCAGTTCGCTTCAAAGTCACAAACTCCTAGGATCTCATCCACTATTCCTAATCAGTGTCAGTGCCTTATCGCACCTCTTGAATATATTAATCAATCTCCCAATATCCCATCCAGCAATCCTAATTAa
- the LOC135834612 gene encoding uncharacterized protein LOC135834612 isoform X3, protein MNQETINTKESLRKNTIVLLYLSLIGNIWGLITAYRIFNNLSYKQFLHDEISILLDFALLVIGSMIFFNTYVAIYNHLSSSVRLLWMAIIFSLLDAFYMIYGLIQMHSNNDVREVLFNISRQREVAKVIQAEQSSYWFPMESFSSSMLVVIVSLVIGIGKCNHSNCIQH, encoded by the exons atgaatcaaGAGACGATCAATACGAAGGAATCTTTACGTAAAAATACCATCGTTTTACTTTATTTAAGTTTG attgGTAATATCTGGGGATTGATAACCGCTTACAgaatatttaataatttatcCTATAAACAGTTTTTAC ATGATGAGATTTCCATTTTACTTGACTTTGCTCTCCTAGTGATTGGAAGTATGATTTTCTTCAATACGTACGTTGCCATTTATAAT CATCTCTCTTCCTCGGTTCGTTTACTGTGGATGGCTATTATTTTTTCCCTGTTGGACGCATTTTATATGATTTATGGCTTGATTCAAATGCATTCTAATAATGATGTGAGGGAAGTATTGTTTAATATTTCGAGGCAAAGAGAGGTAGCCAAAGTAATTCAGGCTGAACAAAGCTCATATTGGTTTCCTATGGAGTCATTTTCATCCTCGATGCTTGTTGTTATTGTTTCTCTGGTGATTGGTATAGGTaaatgtaat cATTCAAATTGTATTCAGCATTAA
- the LOC135838251 gene encoding uncharacterized protein LOC135838251, which produces MPVKRVCCGASTRLVTLVVLCLMMIETVSHLFLFNFQEAESSVKECLYLVDKCLAIVRCIIYLASFISIIIKNPSVKLLMFASLALSFLDSLLCAVYLYFVTSHRSFIHFVYMFPLLVLKIYAILVFYNYIVELKPRPIPVIVVQPDAPPQEPSELCSSAPSTHRMTMVRNPEYYDLPVPYSAQVPPHCVQAPMFSSQTIQYPAQTSPLMPRP; this is translated from the exons ATGCCTGTAAAAAGAGTTTGCTGTGGAGCATCAACACGTCTAGTTACTTTGGTTGTACTCTGTCTTATGATG attgAAACTGTATCacatctttttcttttcaactttcaagaagcTGAATCTTCTGTTAAGGAGTGCTTGTACCTGGTCGATAAATGCCTTGCAATTGTTAGGTGCATCATTTACTTGGCGTCGTTCATTTCCATCATTATC AAAAACCCTTCTGTTAAATTATTGATGTTTGCTTCACTTGcactttcatttttggattcgtTGTTGTGTGCTGTGTACCTTTATTTTGTGACTTCACACAGAAGCTTCATACATTTCGTTTACATGTTTCCGTTGCTAG ttttaaaaatatacgcgaTATTGGTATTCTACAACTATATAGTGGAACTGAAGCCAAGACCGATTCCGGTTATAGTAGTTCAGCCAGATGCTCCTCCTCAAGAACCCTCTGAACTTTGTTCGTCTGCACCTTCTACTCACCGTATGACGATGGTTCGAAATCCTGAATATTACGACTTGCCCGTTCCTTATTCTGCTCAAGTCCCTCCACATTGTGTTCAGGCACCCATGTTTTCTAGTCAGACGATTCAATATCCTGCTCAAACTTCGCCTCTTATGCCTCGACCTTAA
- the LOC135834614 gene encoding uncharacterized protein LOC135834614, translated as MAQRTGSLRKSLRSAILTCLLVGLVHTVQQFYMQAIYRNGSIGWSLYLLVELVVFMATIIAIFNEKEKYEYRLLTFALAFSVVDISIAFVHLWGIHKRVPNANILWLAYILQIALIIFKIYSTVLFHGYLTEPNRIVIRRIPKVYYRVDGSPTDFQNCQVFYIIPHPSSTVPYPATGEVLSDSIQPPQYSNQTAYHTPYPPSPPPEYSRNVNQLV; from the exons atgGCACAAAGAACTGGTTCCCTTAGAAAATCACTTCGATCAGCTATTCTGACCTGTCTGCTTGTTGGTTTG gtGCATACTGTTCAACAATTTTACATGCAAGCCATCTATAGAAATggaa GTATAGGATGGTCATTGTATCTGCTGGTGGAATTAGTCGTTTTCATGGCTACAATCATAGCTATCTTTAAt GAGaaagaaaaatacgaatatCGTTTGCTAACCTTTGCCCTTGCATTTTCCGTTGTGGATATTTCGATTGCATTTGTTCATCTTTGGGGAATCCATAAAAGAGTACCAAATGCCAACATTTTGTGGCTAGCGTACATTTTACAAATAGCTTTAatca ttttcaaaatctactcGACAGTGCTGTTCCATGGCTATTTGACCGAACCGAACAGAATTGTGATTCGTAGAATCCCGAAAGTGTACTACCGAGTAGATGGTTCACCAACagactttcaaaattgtcagGTGTTTTATATCATCCCACATCCCTCTTCAACTGTTCCATATCCAGCTACTGGAGAAGTTCTGAGCGATTCCATTCAGCCTCCGCAGTATTCCAATCAGACTGCTTATCATACTCCGTATCCGCCATCTCCTCCTCCTGAATATAGTCGAAATGTTAATCAActggtgtaa